GCAAAAAGCGAATTGGAAGCGAAAgtgaaagaaatatttttgcgGAGAAAATTTAACAAATACTGCAGGTATTGTAAATAtcttatattttatttgaaaaagtgttgaattttattttattcgcagGTTCAGATATCCAGGGAGATTGAAATCCTGTTCCAGAGAAAAAAGGACAGCGTTGCCTTTTCTTCACGGCCATTTTGAGCGCGTTTTTTCAGGTAATTTAGAATAGGTTATAAAAAGGTTCTCTGACGATAATTTTGCTGGTAAATGTGTTTCGACCATTCGGAACCACGGTATAAGGTCACTTCGACAAAGGCGATAGAGTTGAAGCATCAATGCCTTCCCGGGGGAGTACCGTTAGTCGCTGGTTAGTAGTAcaatagaaccccgattatccgctgaAGTGAGCCCGTAATTCTATAGAgcctattccgcggataatcgggtttCTACTGcattatatttttctttttaaccgggatttaggaaaaaaaaaactgattattCTCTGTAGCTACTCTGGTGTGCAAAGCAAAGCGTAAATGGTTGTTAGCAATTGCTGAAAATTTGTTATTCATGCATCATAATTATCCAGTGGTTAATTTTGAGTATTGTTTATAAATTAATACTGTTATGAGttgataataatttaattttaataacatttctaATAAATAAGTAATCAaatcttatttttaattatgtatgaatgatgtttatatgctaattgtgttataatttatcttatttttatgatttttttcctaatatccggtatccggccggatagttttgaatatccgtttcatctccagTAATTATGCACTGAACATATTAAGAATAAGCTTCTAACACGTTAGAGTTTTCCGAATGATTGAATCATTTATGTTTACCGATCTAAATCGATTTATATTCAATTTTATCAATACCTGTTCATTGtgattcaatatttcgacacaACGAAACTAATTCGAAATATGAGTATTCTGCTGGAGCTTAATATAGTCGGAACCTTTTCGAGTCCTGCTTTTCAACAGAAATCAACGACGGAATACCTAAGGGAGAATGCGAACTTCGTCAGATGATATGTTAACGGCgataatttcataatttttaactCTCCTATATTCCCgcgcaaaatcgtaactcgtatactcactCCAAaactccagattttttttctttaacttcattcagttttaataattatttaattcAGCCATCTCATTCACTCTCTGCCTGTcaaacctatgcgcgagtaGAGGAAAGTTAAAGCTGGTGTATTCAACATTCCTTTTCATTCCAAACGAAATCACAATTTATTTGTCATCAAATATTAGCGAGTTTttcggagttttttcattgtcaaATGCAATTCTCTGATAAATGGTTCTTTGTTCCATTACCATCATTCATGGATAAAAACAGAAAATTTAATCGAAATAACTAGAAGTTGCTAATGGATTAATCATTTGATAAAATGAAACGCCAAGCATTGAACTACGTCGACGAAGGAATCTGATGttggttaaattttttttctgattatcaCCAGCAAACTTGCAAAGAATCTCAACAGTTCTTTGAGCAGATTTATAATACGGGACAATGCCCAACGTCATCATGTAACTTATTCCAACACGACCGAGTTGGACCTTCTCAACGATCCTCGTGAATCTTTCCAATACGATCATGTCCTTCTGAACAGTACGAAATTATTTGTGACACATGACTGTTTCCAGGCACCGCTGATTGCAACATCCCAGGAGATGGCTGGAATGAGCTTTTGGGTCAATGACATGTTAGATATTTGAAAGAAACTGGCTTGATTTATTGTGTATGCTTTTTTGATTTCATATGATTCATATGAACCTGTTTGCATATGTTGTAGGAAAAAATTCATATGCACATACCAAACAGTATGCTTTGCTTTCGCGTTTTTTGTCCTTTACCTTCGCGCACAGACAAAGGCAGGCAACATGCACCAAAGTAAATgtacacagaaaaaaatataaaaaataaaaaaatatatataatattccaagataaataaacatttttgtataacaaactttccaattactgccattatttaaaattcaataggcgattttttttgacagggcttaaattcatttatattccctgattttcaagatttttctagATAGCCGACACTCTGTGATTGAAATTGGTTTATTCTTTTCAGATTGAATATCGATTGGAACCGAAGAAGCCTAATTGGGAAAAATTCGCGATGTCAGAAACACCTTCgacaaaaaatcaagaaaaatccaAAATCAGTCCGGCTTGGgagttctttaaaaaaattgaggGGAACAAAGTACAATGTAAATTATGTTTGCATATTCTAAGTTTTTGCCGCAACACGAGCAATATGCTCAATCATTTGACATTCAAGCATAAAAATTTGGCCTTCTCCACTGTTAATGAAAGACCGGTCCCGGTTCTAAATCAGGGACGAAAAAGAACAGCATCACAAGAATCTAGAATTGATACTACTCCCAAAATGGGTCCACGGCAACAAACTATTACATCGGCTTTCGATCGTCCTTTTTCATACGGAGGTAATCCCACCTGattcaattttatatacatGATGGCGGCcacgaaaataaatttttgttaaCTCTTCTTTGCATAATGGTGGAAATTttcatcataacattgaatgcccaaaaattatataaaagaacAAGTTCACTTTAAGTTGAACTATACCACCCTGATTTATTTCACCAATAAGCAAAATCATGCAGAGAAGGGTTAGCAAATGATGAATTTCATCGTGCCTAGAATTCATTTTTGTATAGCATTTAGAGTTGTTCCttatattaaaataatattaattttcgtTCTTCCAATagcatgttttgattttttttttgtaaaaatatggACAAGCGGTTTTCAATTTGAGATTAAAAATGTTTGATGAGAGAGAATTTAAAGTTATCTAAAAATAATCATAGTTCAAATTGGTCACTTGGtaatgaaaactaaaatttttcgACTGTCGCCATCATAAAAAGACATGATGTCAAATGATATTCGAGCattctttttattttcgttttgttttcattttagcTGGCGGTACCAAAGGAAAAGAAATAACAACTTGTGTCATGTACATGGTGTGTACGGATAACATGCCTCTTTGTACAGTAGACAAGAAAGGATTTCGTCAACTAATTAAAACTGTATGCCCACTATATAAAGTGCCGCACGAGACACAGTTTCGCGAGAtcctgaaaaataaatttataaaaagcAAAGAAATTGTCAGAAACCGCCTCCGATCGATCACAAGCATCTGTCTAACGACAGATGTTTGGACCGAAATGTTAAACGTCAGAAGCTACTTGGGGATCACAGGGCATTTTATTCATGGTAAGCTTGATCATTTTTTATTAAAGTATTAGCtcagtaaataaaatttaactATCCAAGATTAAAATTCGACAATATCACTAAATCTAACATTAGATTAATTGGACAATATTAGGATTTAGGACTAGGATGGAGCGAGTGTAATGAgtaatttttaatttcgctCATTACTTAGGgtactcatacactgtttggccgaagccaaatatttaattctttttgacagataaaatttgatcaacttgtactgatcaaatatattcgaaaaacgacaagcaaatattcagttatttgTTGATAATtgatataaaacataaaataaaaaaacataaacataaaatagTGTTCGTATGTTTGTCCAAATCTCAAACCAAACTCAAAAAaaagtatcaaatatttgacttccggacaaacagtgtacggccgcCTTTTTTTTTAGCCAAAGCGTTTCTGGCTAGAACCATCTTGTAGTACAGGCTAATTCTAATTCCAAGGGATAACTTATCTTTGTTACATCTTAGAATTGTCTAAATTTGTTACAAGTGAAACTgaataactttgttctacagtaagttacatctaattGGACAGATATGTAATGCGATACGttcaattggacatttttgtaaaccccgagttcggggcccaaattatggccccccattgaaagtcgacactgtaccactgtcatcacgaATGTGAATTACAGGTCAgaacctgagacgagacatgataatagggggccgattccggaccactttttCTGTCGAACTCGGACAACTTGCAACTCGGCTTCTAattggttgatgaggaaaataattgacaaaGATAAAATACACAAAAAGTGGGATTTCTAACATTTTCACAgtattgccaaatatattcaaaattgaataatagttgCATTCACATATCACTTTAGCGATAATATCTATTAtggattctttgtatattttcgtttctattacgtcagctgttcagttcctgaagagagggaaaaattgcatcggaatttccatcctacatttttttgtgattctcctgccatctagcatagcataatagcagcggactaacagagaagagcattcaattattttccaaatataaagcagttagcaaaaaaaataaggataacaaataacatttttttatatattctttatttgagaggcttttagcctcctgggctggttcgcctctgatgttataatttgggaatgtattattttatcaatatttcagtactgatagtatttgaacgatatcaatcaattatcaattataaggccttattcccgtatacactacacagtgaaaacgaaatgaagtgtatccgcgatgacaacgatacggtgtcgacatttggatacgaaattcatttttaacaagtcttactactcggcccgaatgCACTTTTAAAGTGCTAAAATCTGAACGAAAAtatttacttggcgttatttatttactcgaAGCACcccttttttactctaacttaacctattttctatacactttccgatattctcattataatataaaattatcttcagatacaatttttgtacgagatttttttaccatatgaagaaagcaaagttttccattcacattgaacactaatttgatgcggagaattatttttcattcataatttctatttgaaaaatattaattctACACGAAACCCATAATTTTCTTTAACTCGCAAAACGAAATTTAATGGCGTGCCGTTCTTTTCATTTTCATCGTGAAGTATAAACGGTAAAACGAACTatgaatttaattaatttatttcaacatatcatactccgactatcaaatctacgttttctagttttctttatctcttcacatttatttttttttgcataccaaaataacgagaaatacttattgtttgaaatatgtgacattcggttaaaaaatttatacaaaaaaatggtgcagctcagaaaatacatgatacgaagaactcatgtttttcatgggaaaataatcttccgaaattttatgaaatttggCAACTTTCAAATCTCACTTCCCTATTATCTAGAACTTGGTCGACGAAATGcagaaagaaaagtaaaaagccagttgtcacgtcttgtctaaGATCAGAACCGCTTCCAGTGTGACGCTGAGTGGTGCCTCTAAATGTCGAATTAgctgtaacttactgtataaatGCAAAGAAGTTGTACCACGATAAATCTTGTTCATACCTGAGGAAAACTCTTCCACTGCtaaatatgtttaaaatattccaaatattAAGACTAATTAATTGATTATCTAGCTGTTTTGAAAACCTTCACCTCTCGATGCTTAGAAACAATAAAATTTTACTGTTACCTGAGATGCAAAGGGCGGTTCATTTTGAATAATACTtatctctattttttttaagttacatACATTTATACCCTTGATTGGTTAGGGTAAAATGCAAACAAAAACCCAAATACTGAACATATCGCTATCATGTTATGAACATTTGAGTCAATTTGTCTGTGAGTTGCGAATCTGCTCACCGACACCGCGTTCGATTACGGTTgtttaagaaaaaattaaaggTGTACCACCAAATCATACAGAGAGATtgagaagaaaacaaaaaaaaaatgatttcgaaATTTCAGCTATGCTTGCTTATATAAAAAAAGGTTGCGTAAGATTACTTTTTTCGGTTAGGATTAATTCCGATTGAGAATTAAACTGAAAATCCCTTTACGGtcgtaaaatattttattattttcagagTATTTTTTACAAGCATGGCTTCCTTCAAACTTTTTGATGAACCATTTTTCGTTTAGATTCTCAACTACACTCCGTTTTGCTAGGAGTTGTTGAATGCAAACAATCGAAAACATCAGAATACATTGCGAATCTGTTGCGGGTTTGctgcaacgattggggtattAAAAACGAAACAATTTCTTGTGTAACGACCGATCTCGGTGCAAACATACTAGGGGCAGTAAGAATGGAGTACGGTGAACGACGCCATGTACCGTGCTTCGCCCACACAATCAACTTGATCGCAAGCAAAGCAGTCCCCTTGTACAAAGAAGCATACGCAGCTCGGATGGAGCCGGTCATAGAAGAGGATAACGACGATGAGCTGGATGGTGTTGAGGATCATTGTACGATAGAGGTTTCCATTACACCAGAGAAAAATATGATATATATAATCAAGAAGATGAAAACAATAATCAAGTTCTTCAAAGCAAGTGAAACAGCCACCAGAGAACTGAGAAAACTGCAGTTGGCCGATAATAAAAAGGAAGGACAATGTCTAGGACTAGTGTTGGATGTCCGAACACGATGGAATTCGATTATGGCAATGATAGAAAGATTCCTTGTAATGGCACACTATATTTCAAGGGTACTGCTCGTTGTTCCTAAAACACCAACTATGTTAACAGCAGATGAGTTGTCAATTTTGAAGGAAATCTGCAAAGTTCTCCACCCATTGGAAACAGTAACTACCGAAATGTCAGCTGAAAAGTACGTGACGATCAGTAAAATTATCCCATTGGTTCGGTTGCTAAAAATCGTAAGTGTTTTTTGTATAATAAGCATCAGAGTATTTAATATGTTTTGTCGTTTcataatatctttttttcgcgTTAGTATTCCATTTTTGTCCCTCTAttacgttatccgcgatttttgttATCCGAGGTTAcgttgccagactattccgcggacaatcggggttctactctATTATGTTTTTCTATTTAACTTTCAACGGGAATTTAACGAATATATAGTTAGAAACctatttaattcaatttatggTTATTTCTCTGAACTTCAATACACTTGCCCAAACAATCTTCTAGTTTATGGACTCCATGCCTGAAGTGAGATTTGAGAACTGCCAGAAGTCGGaggtttttaatataaattttactGATTCTCACGATTTTTGGTGTATTTCTGAACAATCACTCACTTCGTTACTCAAATTTGTTCAAGAAGACGtagtaacattttagaaaacATATCGTTGAACCTAATCTAATCGAACGACATAgcctattgaacaactttttagttcatcgataatttttcacattttttttaaaataataactCTGCCTGACTGGTTCAACGGTTCCTTTCGAGTaataacaatatttttcatcaatttcagaGCTATACAAGTATGCAGCTTGATTCTGCTGAAGCTATGTCTGTAAAAAACAGCATTATGCTGCACATcatgaaatatttcaatgatGTAGGAAAAAGAAAACTTTTCGCGGTCGCAACGCTTCTTGATCCCCGATTCAAGAAAATACATTTTGAAAGTCCTCTCACGGTGGCCCCCGCTATTTCATGGGTTGGTGAGTTAGTCTTTTCTTGCTTgtcctattgagaaaaaaaacaacacgacagaaacaaaatattttatcgGCAATATTTCTGTTGCTTCACAGGGGAACTTGTCAGAACAGCTGCGGAAGAGTCACCTGAATTCGAATACGATCTTCGGATATCAGGAGAGCCAGAAACAAACACCACTACCGACGACTTGTGGGCGATTCATGATTCCATGGTAGCTGAAAGCAATCGCGTGCATGGAGATGACAGCGCCGGAGGAATTCCCATTGAACTGAGGCAGTATTTAAATACTACAGTCGCTCCGAGGACCTGTGACCCACTTATAGTGTGGAATGAAATACGAGCACAGTATCCAAACGTGCATAAAATAGCTATGCAATTTTTATGTAATTCAGCGACGTCTGTTCCTTCGGAACGTTTGTTCTCGAAAGCAGGGCAGATAATGACTAAGCAAAGAAACCGCTTGTCCGGTTCTAACTTAGACATGATATTATTCCTACAATCGATCGATGAAAATGTTTGGTTTTCGTAAAGGTGCGAGATAGCTGAAAAATTGCGATATTACGTTGCATCGTTTTAGTGTCTACTGCACAGAGAAAGACACCAAAACGATTCAAcgtaaaatcgaaatttttcacCGCTTTCGCAGCTTTTTGCGGAACTGTGCGATAAATGTATACAGGAAATCCTGTTTTTGAGCGATCCTTTTTTGTACGATTTCTCGTTTGTACGACCCTTTTTGCGCGATTTTATTATCTGAGCGAATAGATTGTGTGATCTAAGTTCTGATTTGATAATAAAATGGCACAGAAAGGGTCGCACAAACGAGAAATCGAACAAAAAagtaccgcacaaaaacaggtttaccTGTATAGTAAGTATTAAGAAATGTATATAATATGTATAAGAAAATGTATATAATATGTATAAGAAAATGTATATAATTTGTATAAGAAAATGTATATAATTTGTATAAGAAAATGTATATAATTCGTATGTATTAAAACATGTTGAATATGTAATaagaaatttagaatttagttAGGAATGTATATACGAGAATGTAAATAAatgtaaaattgaataatttttcatcaaCTTTAAAAGATCGTGTTATCGTATTatataaaatgcatttttgatGGAAAGGTAAACTTTAATTCATATGTTTCAATAGGAATTCGGATAAATTTGATTGATGCACAATGCTTAGCTTATATTTCATACGCCCCATTACCACCCTAGCAGCTTAAACGACAAATACAAGTAATTATAACGGTTCGAAATTACAATTACAAGCATTCAAAACGGCAAACAATTTCTGGCAAATGAAAAATAGAATAATAACTAATTATTGCTCTTAGTgttacgattaatcgattaatcgattatttggggcgattaatcgtatcgaataacaaacggctgaaaagtattcgattagtggatgaacgattaatttcaaaaatcggggatcactaggtacgacatcggttcaatcaccagtagctcGGCTTGGCTACAGTGTTgacatctggtggcgatattcaTTTTTGGAGGTAGATTAATCTCTATCAAATTagaaggcccgaaggcagttttaaactgttaaaatttgaatgaaaatcttcgcttcatgttatttgattattcaAAACATATAGTAATAAGCTTTACTCggccatttatatatatatattggaatATGATGTTTCTATTAAAATACATGATTATGATATGAAATTTTCTTCACACGTAATTTTGTAGAAGATTTTCCCCCACTTGCAACCAAATGTGGTTTTCGTGtaaataaaatacatattcgatataaaaaagtaattttttcatttataattttaattttgaagtgtgttcatttcacctgaaaatccatcatAGTAATTGTA
The Toxorhynchites rutilus septentrionalis strain SRP chromosome 2, ASM2978413v1, whole genome shotgun sequence genome window above contains:
- the LOC129768706 gene encoding E3 SUMO-protein ligase ZBED1-like, which encodes MLNVRSYLGITGHFIHDSQLHSVLLGVVECKQSKTSEYIANLLRVCCNDWGIKNETISCVTTDLGANILGAVRMEYGERRHVPCFAHTINLIASKAVPLYKEAYAARMEPVIEEDNDDELDGVEDHCTIEVSITPEKNMIYIIKKMKTIIKFFKASETATRELRKLQLADNKKEGQCLGLVLDVRTRWNSIMAMIERFLVMAHYISRVLLVVPKTPTMLTADELSILKEICKVLHPLETVTTEMSAEKYVTISKIIPLVRLLKISYTSMQLDSAEAMSVKNSIMLHIMKYFNDVGKRKLFAVATLLDPRFKKIHFESPLTVAPAISWVGELVRTAAEESPEFEYDLRISGEPETNTTTDDLWAIHDSMVAESNRVHGDDSAGGIPIELRQYLNTTVAPRTCDPLIVWNEIRAQYPNVHKIAMQFLCNSATSVPSERLFSKAGQIMTKQRNRLSGSNLDMILFLQSIDENVWFS